The following are encoded together in the Xiphophorus hellerii strain 12219 chromosome 3, Xiphophorus_hellerii-4.1, whole genome shotgun sequence genome:
- the LOC116715620 gene encoding apolipoprotein A-IV-like: MKVFVLLIAAVLSGCNANLFYADAPKPKLEVLTDAFWDYIAKATQTADDTLEMIRSSPIGQEVNARLTESADLASKYAVTLQQQLSPAAEDLMNKITTEADMLKSVLTQELSSVRGKLVPYTENMKAQIQQRVEQLKQELAPYADSLDSEALRSTLIQKSEELKTNLEQSVKDLQAQLGPYTDDLKQKVDRHLEAFQKSVAPMTEKVQVELTQRASLVKQIVAPYAEDLREKLDPYAQDLQSQLMSLYQSFVEAN, encoded by the exons ATGAAGGTGTTTGTGTTGCTAATCGCTGCAGTGCTCTCTG GCTGCAATGCCAACCTCTTCTATGCTGATGCTCCAAAGCCAAAGTTAGAAGTGTTGACTGATGCTTTCTGGGACTACATTGCCAAGGCCACACAAACAGCTGATGATACTCTGGAGATGATTAGGAGCTCACCAATTGGACAGGAAGTTAA TGCCCGCTTGACAGAGAGTGCTGACTTAGCCAGCAAGTATGCTGTGACCCTGCAGCAGCAACTTTCCCCCGCAGCCGAGGACCTGATGAACAAGATCACCACAGAggctgacatgctgaaaagcgTGCTGACCCAAGAGCTCAGCTCCGTCAGAGGCAAACTGGTGCCCTACACAGAGAACATGAAGGCCCAGATCCAGCAGagagttgagcagctcaagcAGGAGCTGGCTCCCTATGCAGACTCGCTGGACTCTGAGGCGCTGAGGTCCACCTTGATTCAAAAGAGCGAAGAGCTGAAGACCAACCTGGAGCAGAGCGTGAAGGACCTGCAGGCTCAACTGGGGCCCTACACAGATGACCTGAAGCAAAAGGTTGACCGGCACCTGGAAGCGTTCCAGAAAAGCGTAGCCCCCATGACCGAGAAGGTCCAGGTAGAACTGACCCAGAGAGCCAGTCTGGTGAAGCAAATTGTGGCTCCCTATGCTGAAGACCTGAGAGAGAAACTGGACCCCTACGCTCAGGACCTCCAGTCCCAGCTCATGTCTCTCTACCAGTCATTCGTCGAAGCCAACTAA
- the LOC116717394 gene encoding apolipoprotein A-I-like produces MKVLAVLVLAVFTGCNANLFYADAPKPQLEVMTDAFWDYVGKATQTADDTLQMIRKSQFGQDISSRLTDGAEAASQYAVTLQEQLPPRAQELITRVTQEAEDLRDRLNTDLNLAREKLEPYTENLKVQIRERVEQLKQELAPYTESLDTETLRTTVIQKSEELKAQLEQSVQELQTHLGPYTDDLKQKVDQHLEDFKQRVAPVTERVQDHLTQRAQQVKEIAAPYVDNLRERLDPYAQDLQTRLTSLYESYIKAN; encoded by the exons ATGAAGGTCCTTGCTGTGCTCGTCCTGGCCGTTTTCACCG GCTGCAATGCCAACCTCTTCTACGCTGACGCTCCCAAGCCACAGCTGGAAGTAATGACTGATGCTTTCTGGGACTATGTCGGCAAAGCCACCCAGACAGCTGATGACACCCTTCAGATGATCAGAAAGTCCCAGTTTGGCCAGGATATCAG TTCCCGTCTCACCGACGGCGCTGAAGCAGCCAGCCAGTATGCAGTCACCCTGCAGGAGCAGCTCCCACCCAGAGCCCAGGAACTGATCACCAGAGTCACCCAAGAGGCAGAAGATCTGAGAGATCGCTTGAACACCGACCTGAACCTCGCCCGGGAGAAGCTGGAGCCCTACACTGAGAACCTGAAGGTCCAGATCAGAGAGAGAGTGGAGCAGCTCAAGCAGGAGCTGGCCCCTTACACCGAGAGTTTGGATACTGAGACCCTGAGGACCACCGTCATCCAGAAAAGCGAGGAGCTGAAGGCTCAGCTGGAGCAGAGTGTGCAGGAGCTGCAGACTCACCTGGGGCCCTACACCGACGACCTGAAGCAGAAGGTTGACCAGCACCTGGAAGACTTCAAGCAGAGAGTCGCTCCCGTGACCGAGAGAGTCCAGGATCACCTCACACAGAGAGCCCAGCAGGTGAAGGAAATCGCTGCCCCATACGTAGACAACCTGAGGGAGAGGCTGGACCCCTATGCCCAGGACCTCCAGACTCGTCTCACCTCCCTCTATGAATCCTACATCAAGGCCAACTAA